A portion of the Cryptomeria japonica chromosome 5, Sugi_1.0, whole genome shotgun sequence genome contains these proteins:
- the LOC131079768 gene encoding L-type lectin-domain containing receptor kinase IX.1-like: MAKFCQPLDALLSLCFVASFIYSSHAGSLSFEFPPFIDIKTEHDAQYQTDSDGDKMQLTKNEASGRLNNSFGWAVYEKPIPLWDRSSRVLANFSTHFQFIMGINNYDQDSPGEGLAFFLAPFELEQPNNSFGGYLGLFNDTTFTRSFYQMVAVEFDTTRNKWDPDDNHVGIDVNSIVSISTVLLTNFTPNAASCRENVCNGDQWDAWVDYDGGKKMLQVYLWYNSSKPENAVISNYIDLRDFLPENISVGLSASTGNLSGTHTINLWNFSCEYSSEIPAVAPSSEIPAVPPSSEIPSFGPPNKGSSGIRNDKENENSVKATLIWVSCIVVGACGFVFLGWHWNFSKNKLAGQAREESDVELDEWFSHGPRRFSYAELSAATRNFCDDEKLGQGGFGGVYRGILPGTAEAVAVKRIAQGSKQGRKEYVSEVTTISRLRHRNLVQLLGWCHEKGELLLVYEYLPNGSLDKHIFGKDKDTLEWDLRYSIASDIASALVYLHEEWDQRVVHRDVKASNVMLDSNFNGKLGDFGLARLMERDQVASHTTVVAGTRGYLAPECYITGKTSPEADVYSFGAVTLEIACGRRPVDRTLEEHNSRLVEWVWDLYGKGKVLDAADEKLGGNFNAEDMERLMVVGLLCSNLDPTSRPKMKEVIKILKREAELPHVPLDLPVAVYSQRIQRDMSSGLSTSAVITSPGVFEPTLSSSSPAVKASVSSSSTIANSLV, from the coding sequence ATGGCCAAGTTTTGCCAACCTCTCGACGCCCTCCTTTCCTTATGCTTTGTTGCTTCTTTCATTTACTCCTCGCATGCAGGAAGTCTTAGCTTTGAATTCCCTCCTTTCATAGATATAAAAACTGAACATGATGCCCAGTACCAAACCGACAGTGATGGAGACAAGATGCAGCTCACCAAAAATGAAGCATCAGGGCGGCTAAACAACAGCTTCGGCTGGGCGGTTTATGAGAAGCCTATTCCACTATGGGACAGATCGTCTCGGGTTCTGGCAAATTTTTCTACCCATTTCCAATTCATTATGGGCATTAACAATTATGATCAAGACAGTCCTGGAGAAGGGCTTGCGTTCTTCTTGGCGCCTTTCGAATTGGAGCAACCCAACAACTCTTTTGGCGGATATCTTGGCTTGTTTAACGACACAACTTTTACTAGATCGTTCTATCAGATGGTTGCTGTGGAATTTGACACAACCAGGAATAAATGGGATCCCGATGACAATCATGTAGGGATCGACGTCAATAGCATTGTTTCAATATCTACTGTTCTGCTCACTAACTTCACTCCAAACGCTGCCAGTTGCAGGGAAAATGTATGTAACGGAGATCAATGGGATGCCTGGGTGGACTATGACGGTGGTAAAAAGATGCTGCAAGTATATCTCTGGTACAATTCTTCTAAACCCGAAAACGCAGTGATTTCCAATTATATAGATCTGCGCGACTTTCTTCCTGAAAACATCAGTGTTGGCCTCTCGGCTTCTACTGGAAATTTAAGTGGGACACACACTATAAACCTTTGGAATTTTTCTTGTGAATATTCCTCAGAAATACCCGCTGTTGCTCCCTCGTCGGAAATCCCAGCTGTTCCTCCTTCCTCGGAAATCCCATCCTTTGGTCCTCCAAACAAAGGTTCGAGTGGAATTAGAAATGACAAGGAAAACGAGAATTCCGTCAAAGCTACTTTGATATGGGTGTCCTGCATCGTGGTGGGTGCATGCGGTTTCGTATTCCTTGGCTGGCATTGGAATTTTAGCAAAAATAAACTCGCTGGTCAGGCGAGGGAAGAAAGCGATGTGGAGCTGGATGAATGGTTTTCTCATGGCCCCCGAAGATTCTCCTACGCCGAGCTCAGTGCTGCTACCAGAAACTTCTGCGATGACGAAAAGCTTGGGCAAGGTGGCTTCGGTGGCGTCTACAGAGGCATCCTTCCCGGCACGGCGGAGGCAGTGGCTGTGAAGAGAATTGCACAAGGCTCCAAACAAGGAAGAAAGGAGTATGTTTCTGAGGTTACCACAATCAGTAGGCTCCGACATCGTAACCTTGTGCAGCTTTTAGGATGGTGTCATGAAAAAGGTGAGTTACTTCTTGTCTACGAATACTTGCCAAACGGGAGTCTCGATAAACATATTTTTGGGAAGGACAAGGATACTCTGGAGTGGGACCTAAGATATAGTATCGCCAGTGACATAGCATCTGCTCTCGTTTACCTCCACGAAGAATGGGACCAGCGTGTTGTTCACCGAGACGTCAAGGCAAGCAACGTAATGCTGGATTCCAATTTCAATGGCAAGCTGGGGGATTTTGGCTTGGCAAGACTGATGGAGCGTGATCAGGTAGCTTCTCATACGACTGTGGTGGCAGGCACACGGGGATATTTAGCTCCAGAGTGCTACATAACGGGGAAGACCAGTCCAGAGGCTGACGTGTACAGCTTCGGGGCAGTTACTCTGGAAATTGCCTGCGGAAGGCGGCCGGTTGACCGCACCCTTGAAGAACACAATTCCAGACTGGTTGAATGGGTTTGGGATTTGTATGGAAAGGGAAAGGTCCTGGATGCAGCGGATGAGAAATTGGGTGGAAATTTCAATGCCGAGGACATGGAGCGGCTGATGGTTGTGGGGCTCCTGTGTTCCAATCTAGATCCCACATCAAGACCCAAAATGAAAGAGGTGATAAAGATATTGAAAAGGGAAGCTGAGTTGCCGCACGTTCCTCTGGATTTGCCAGTAGCTGTGTATAGTCAGCGAATTCAGCGTGATATGAGCTCAGGCTTGTCGACCTCAGCAGTCATTACTTCTCCGGGTGTTTTTGAACCTACTTTATCGTCAAGCTCCCCGGCTGTCAAGGCATCGGTTTCATCGTCTTCTACGATTGCAAATAGCTTGGTATAA